One Bacteroidota bacterium genomic window carries:
- a CDS encoding restriction endonuclease subunit R: protein MPTKFFTNQNDNSLLKKFEGVFTNIESIRHFDALVGYFRTSGYFKVRAFLDRIPKIRILVGINVDQLIKKYHDKGQLYLENPDETKADFLDEIIKNIQEANYDEVTERGILQFIDDLVSGKIELRAHPKKKIHAKVYIFRPATFNEYAPCEVITGSSNLTDAGLGANPDSNYEFNVSLREYEDVKFATEEFERLWDESVPILQAEAERIKNQTYLRDDFTPFELYIKMLIEYFGKRVDYDPYNIDLLLPPKYIRLKYQSDAANQGYAIMMKHNGFVLADVVGLGKTIIACMIIKKFIYENGTHTKVLVVVPPAIEDSWRRTVKDFELDNHFTFITLGSLHKILDRNNYSYPNPEEIDLIAVDESHKFRNDYTEMYLALQEICKMPRSRAAENGDLRKKVILISATPLNNRPQDIENQLYLFQDRRNSTLENIRNLQEYFKPINEQYKKLAYEKKLNIKKLKALFQKLRDDVVEPLVIRRTRTDIESNKEYLEDLEVQGIKFPKVGDPIALYYELDGKLSELFFDTVSLITNLDEEGNKIDGLGYYRYRAIEFLSKDEDKKMYGNVESISGRLSAIMKTLLVKRLESSFYAFTQSLSRFQKAIDNMLAMFDDNRVFIAPDLDINKLLEEGLSYDEIEAKINEKGGNNKEYRKDAFDKKFIALLKQDKEKVDDLIERWSKVKKDPKLIEFAKQILEEFFKPNQNISGKLIIFSESKETAEELTVKLSKITKKKVLTVSAENRKYVENTIRDNFDANLEEDKWQTEYDIIITTEVLAEGINLHRSNVIVNYDVPWNSTRLMQRIGRVNRIGSRADRIYVYNYYPSAHGDAQIHLVNNALRKLQAFHTAFGEDNKVFSILEEKGEGALFGNKIQKEESEILKYLNELRDFRKKHPKIFNDISKIPNKARCGRKLPDSKQLTLLDTETGEINYPLQNTSLSYLKSENHPGIFCLITPEMNIIEMNFLQAVKLFKAPDTEKAISLHELHHKETLAGLEYFKSEKNQENVQTVSRRNLSPAENKAISNINALVKIAPTEQKRMALIRALDIIKKGTFASKGLPKSINDFFISNAGLLKEPEKFIEQLFITVLDRYDLSPGSEEMPQSEKAHRGIVNPQIVLTQSFS, encoded by the coding sequence ATGCCAACTAAATTTTTTACAAATCAAAACGATAATAGTTTACTCAAAAAGTTTGAGGGTGTATTTACAAATATTGAAAGTATCAGACATTTTGATGCTTTGGTTGGTTATTTCAGGACTTCCGGTTATTTTAAAGTACGTGCTTTCCTCGACAGAATTCCTAAAATCAGAATCCTTGTTGGTATCAATGTTGACCAATTAATAAAAAAATATCACGACAAAGGACAACTCTATCTTGAAAATCCCGATGAAACAAAAGCGGATTTCCTTGATGAAATCATAAAAAATATTCAGGAAGCCAACTATGATGAAGTTACAGAAAGAGGAATCCTTCAATTCATTGATGATTTAGTTAGTGGAAAAATTGAACTAAGGGCACATCCAAAAAAGAAAATTCATGCAAAGGTTTATATTTTCAGACCAGCTACTTTTAATGAATATGCACCTTGCGAAGTAATTACTGGCTCATCTAATCTGACTGATGCCGGACTAGGTGCAAATCCTGATTCAAACTATGAGTTTAATGTTAGTCTGCGTGAGTATGAAGATGTAAAATTCGCAACCGAAGAATTTGAAAGGCTTTGGGATGAATCTGTTCCCATTCTACAGGCAGAAGCAGAAAGAATCAAGAACCAGACTTATTTGCGTGATGACTTTACTCCGTTTGAGTTATATATCAAAATGTTAATTGAGTATTTTGGTAAACGGGTAGATTACGACCCATACAATATTGACCTGCTTTTACCCCCAAAATACATTCGATTAAAATACCAATCAGATGCTGCCAATCAGGGCTATGCAATTATGATGAAGCATAATGGCTTTGTTTTGGCAGATGTGGTAGGTTTAGGAAAAACGATTATTGCCTGTATGATAATTAAAAAGTTCATTTACGAAAATGGCACTCATACAAAGGTTTTAGTTGTTGTACCACCCGCAATTGAAGATAGCTGGAGACGGACAGTAAAAGATTTTGAACTTGATAATCATTTTACTTTTATTACTCTTGGCAGCTTACATAAAATACTCGACCGAAACAACTATTCTTATCCGAATCCTGAGGAGATTGATTTAATTGCAGTTGACGAATCTCACAAATTCAGAAATGATTATACCGAAATGTATTTGGCTTTGCAGGAAATATGTAAAATGCCACGTTCAAGAGCTGCTGAAAATGGAGATTTACGAAAGAAAGTAATTTTAATTTCTGCAACGCCTTTGAATAATCGCCCACAGGATATTGAAAACCAACTTTATCTTTTTCAGGATAGAAGAAACAGCACGCTTGAAAACATCCGAAACTTACAGGAATATTTCAAACCAATAAATGAGCAATATAAAAAACTGGCTTACGAGAAAAAACTGAATATCAAAAAACTGAAAGCCTTATTCCAGAAATTAAGGGATGATGTAGTGGAACCGCTTGTAATCCGCAGGACAAGAACTGATATTGAAAGCAATAAGGAATATTTGGAAGATTTAGAAGTTCAGGGAATTAAATTTCCTAAAGTGGGCGACCCGATTGCACTTTACTATGAACTGGATGGTAAACTAAGTGAATTGTTTTTCGATACAGTTTCATTGATTACTAACCTCGATGAAGAAGGCAATAAAATTGATGGTTTAGGATATTACCGTTACCGTGCTATTGAATTTCTTTCTAAAGATGAAGACAAAAAAATGTATGGTAATGTGGAATCCATTTCGGGCAGGTTATCTGCAATTATGAAAACCCTTTTGGTGAAACGCCTTGAAAGTAGCTTTTATGCTTTCACTCAGTCATTGTCAAGATTTCAGAAAGCCATTGATAATATGCTGGCTATGTTTGATGATAACAGGGTATTTATTGCACCTGATTTAGACATCAACAAATTGCTCGAAGAAGGTTTAAGTTATGATGAGATTGAAGCTAAAATCAACGAAAAGGGTGGAAATAATAAAGAGTATAGAAAAGATGCTTTCGACAAAAAATTTATTGCTTTGCTCAAGCAGGATAAAGAAAAAGTGGATGATTTAATTGAACGCTGGAGCAAAGTAAAGAAAGACCCAAAACTGATTGAATTTGCAAAACAAATTCTGGAGGAATTTTTTAAACCAAACCAGAATATTAGTGGCAAACTGATAATCTTTTCCGAGTCAAAAGAAACAGCAGAAGAATTAACGGTAAAACTTTCAAAGATTACAAAGAAAAAGGTACTTACTGTAAGTGCCGAAAATAGAAAATATGTTGAGAATACTATTCGTGACAATTTCGATGCGAACCTTGAGGAGGATAAATGGCAAACAGAGTATGATATTATCATTACAACGGAAGTACTGGCAGAAGGCATAAACCTACACAGAAGCAACGTTATAGTAAACTATGATGTTCCCTGGAACTCTACCCGTTTAATGCAACGCATCGGTCGTGTTAACCGTATCGGTTCAAGAGCTGACAGAATTTATGTTTACAACTATTATCCTTCCGCACATGGAGATGCTCAAATTCATTTGGTAAACAACGCCCTGCGTAAACTTCAGGCATTTCATACTGCTTTTGGTGAAGATAACAAGGTATTCTCTATTCTTGAAGAAAAAGGGGAAGGTGCTTTGTTCGGAAATAAAATTCAAAAAGAAGAAAGCGAAATACTTAAGTATCTGAATGAATTAAGAGATTTTCGAAAGAAGCATCCAAAGATATTTAATGATATTTCCAAAATTCCAAACAAAGCAAGGTGCGGCAGAAAACTGCCTGACAGTAAACAACTGACTTTGCTCGACACTGAAACAGGAGAGATAAATTACCCCTTGCAGAATACATCACTGTCATATCTGAAAAGTGAAAATCATCCCGGTATTTTCTGTCTGATTACACCGGAAATGAATATTATAGAAATGAATTTCTTACAGGCAGTAAAGTTATTTAAAGCTCCTGATACAGAGAAAGCAATTTCTTTGCATGAATTGCACCATAAAGAAACTTTAGCAGGTCTTGAATATTTTAAATCGGAAAAAAATCAGGAAAATGTTCAAACTGTTTCCCGAAGAAACTTAAGTCCGGCAGAAAACAAAGCCATTTCAAACATTAATGCGTTAGTAAAAATTGCGCCAACCGAACAAAAACGAATGGCATTAATTCGTGCTTTAGATATTATCAAAAAAGGAACATTTGCATCTAAGGGTTTACCAAAATCAATCAATGATTTTTTTATTTCAAATGCAGGATTGCTCAAAGAGCCGGAAAAGTTTATTGAACAATTATTTATTACCGTTCTCGATAGGTACGACCTTTCTCCCGGTTCCGAGGAAATGCCTCAATCAGAAAAGGCACACAGGGGAATTGTAAATCCTCAAATTGTATTAACTCAAAGTTTCAGTTAA
- a CDS encoding helix-turn-helix transcriptional regulator — protein MTKETFGEYIRRLREERNLPLRKVAAQLDVDTSTLSKVERGERPMSIDYLKPLSQILKIDYKELQVRFLADSINANYGKLEYLEDGLDEVINQIKKNKK, from the coding sequence ATGACAAAAGAAACTTTTGGTGAATATATCAGACGATTAAGAGAAGAAAGAAATCTTCCACTTAGAAAAGTTGCAGCCCAACTTGACGTTGATACATCTACTCTTAGCAAGGTTGAACGTGGTGAAAGACCTATGTCAATTGATTATTTGAAGCCACTAAGCCAAATTCTAAAAATCGATTACAAAGAACTTCAAGTTCGGTTCTTAGCAGACAGTATAAATGCAAATTATGGAAAATTAGAATATTTAGAGGATGGTTTGGACGAAGTCATTAATCAAATAAAAAAGAACAAGAAGTAA